Genomic DNA from Flavobacterium sp. N502540:
GCCGCTGCAAGCTGTTGTTGCGTCAAAACAGTAGTACTCTGATTGAGTTTATCCACATCATACACCAAAATATCCTTTCCTGAATTTACCCAAAATGAATGTGAATTGGGCAGCCACTTTAATTCGTTAATATTAATATCTTTTTGAGCCAAAATGCTCGAGCAAACAAAAAGAAGCAGTAAGAAGTATTTTTTAATCATGGTTTATTTGGTATTTAATAACTGTTCTATTTCTTCAATTTCAATAGGCATATCTTCGGATAAATTGATGTTTCCGTCTTCGGTTAACAAATAATCATTTTCCAGTCGACAGCCGATTCCTTCTTCCCGAATATAAATTCCGGGCTCGCAGGTAAGCACCATTCCTTTTTCAAAAGGTTTGGAATACAAGCCCACATCATGAACATCCAGTCCGACAAAATGAGCCGTTCCATGCATGAAGTATTTTTTGTACACAGGATTTTCGGGGTCTTGCGCTTCAATTTCTTCCAAAGTAATCAAACCTAATTTTACCAGTTCGGCTTCAACCAGACTTGCCATCTGCAATTCATACTCTTTCGATAAAACACCCGGTTTTAAAAATTTTGATCCTTCTTTCAAACAGTGCAAAACCGATTGGTAAACTTCTTTCTGACGAGGAGAAAATTTTCCGTTTACCGGAAGACAGCGTGTAGTGTCGGAATTATAATTACCATAACAAACCCCAAAATCAACCAAAAGCATATCGCCGTCCTGACAAACCGAATCATTGGTATTGTAATGTAAGACACAGGCATTCTTACCCGAAGCGATAATGGGTTTGAAAGCATGACGATTTCCTCCGTTTTTGATGTAATGGTACGCGAGTTCAGCTTCCAGTTCGTATTCTTTTACATTGTGCTTTACCGCTTTTAACAATGCTTTGAATCCTTCGATACTTATTGCCACCGCTTTTCGGATCAAAGCGATCTCTTCATCTGATTTTACGGGACGCAGCTCTCTCGTTATTTTGGCTACACGCTCGTATTGATGCAGCGGATATTTTTGCTTGCACCACTGAATCATTCGATCCTGGCGGGTATTCATTTCCGAAGTTATTCTCTTAATGTGCTCGTTGTGCCCCAGATAAATGGCATCGGCCTCAAAGGCAAACAGCTGTAGGGCTTTTTCAAATTCGTGCAGCCATTTTACATTTTTAATTCCGGAAAGAGCCGTAACTTTCTCTTTGGTCAAGAAATCTCCGTCCCAGATTAATGTATGTTCACTGACTTCTTTTACAAATAAAATAGCTCTGTTTTCTTCTTTAAAAGCATCGGGATAGAGCACCAAAATAGTTTCGTCCTGCTCAATTCCGGACAAATAAAACAAATCATTATTTTGTGCAAAACCCATGACATCATCTGTATTATTGGGCATCACATCGTTTGAAGTAAGAATAGCCAAACTGTTAGTCTGCATTTTTTCGACAAACCTCTTGCGGTTATTTTCGAATAAAGAAGCCGGAATTGAATCGTATCTCATAAATTTATAATTGAAACATTTTAGTATCAACCGAAGTTGTTTTGCCTGAAATAATCTCCGTGATTATTTTTCCGGTTGCCGGTGCAAGGCTTAAACCCATCATCGCATGTCCGGTGGCGAAAGTCAAATTTACAACTTTTTTGGCACGGGTGATAATTGGCATTCCGGAAGGTGTACAGGGTCTGAAACCAAACCACGTATCCTTATTTTCTGGCATCTCCACCTGCATTTCAGGATAAAACGCATTGATACTGTTTATGATTCCCTGTAATCTGTTTTTATTGATTTTGGTATCTCCGGTATGGGTAATCTCCATCGTTCCCCCAAAACGAATATCATTGTTCATAGGGGTTACGGCTACCTTTCCTTCGCATAAAATCGAAGGAATCGAAGGTTTGTGATCTTGATCCTTCAGTGTAAAACTGTATCCTTTTCCCGGTAAAATAGAAACCGAAATCCCGAGTTTTTTTGCCAATGAAGGACTCCAGGAACCGGCTGCCAGCACAACTTCATCTGTGGCGAATATACCCTTGTCAGTTACGACCTTCGTAATTTTATGATGATCGAAAGTAAAATCCTGTACTGTTGTACCGGCGTGAATTTCTACTTTTAAGCGCTTTAATTCTTCTTTGATAAACTGCATGAATTTTTGTGGGTACAAATGGGCATCGCCTTTATAGTGTATCCCTCCTAAAATATCGGTTTTAGTACCGTTCTCTAATTTTGCAACTGCTGCCGCAGAAAGATAATCTACTTTTAGACCCAGTTTTTCGGCTTCTCGTCCTTCATGAAACATTTCATGTGCTACTTTATCGGTTTTATACAACATCAAAAGTCCTTTTTCTTCGTAGAAAAACGAATTGTTTTCTCTGGCAAAATCCTGATACAATTCTTTACTCAACAGTGACAAATCACGCAGTGCCGGCATTGCATTTGCGACGTGTTTCTCATTGGCATGTTTGTAAAACTGCAACCCCCATTTCATCAAATTGGCATCTAATCTCGGTTTTACATAAAACGGACTCTGACTGTCGAACATCCATTTGATTCCCTGAGCAATCATACCGGGCTGTGCCAGCGGAATAATATGCGAAGGAACGATCATTCCGGCATTTCCATAAGAACAACCGTCATCCATAGGAGACTGATCAAAAATTGTTACCTCATATCCTTCTTTAGCCAGATAATATGCAGTACACAAGCCTATTATACCTCCTCCAATTATACTTACTCTTTTCATTTGTACGAAATTAAAAAATTCATTGAAGAAGAATGTCATCCTCCTTCAATGAATCTAAATTTTTAATATTTTTTAAATTACCTGAAAACCATGAGCATACGGATCATTTGCTTCATCGATGATGATGGTGTTGTAACCGTATACTTTTGCCCAGCCCTGAATACTTGGTACAATCGCAGGAATTTCTCCAATTGAAGTTTCCTCTACCACTTTTCCAATAAACTTGCTGCCAATGTAACTTTCGTGAATAAAATCTTCTCCCGGTTTAAGTTTCCCTTTGGCATGCAGCTGTGCAATTCGTGCTGATGTTCCGGTACCGCACGGAGAGCGATCGATGGCTTTGTCTCCGTAGAAAACAGCATTTCGACCTGACGATGTTGGATCTAAAGGCTCTCCCGTCCAAAGCATATGGCTCACATCGCGAATGGTATCATTTTCCGGATGGATAAAATAGTCCGGATATTTGGCATTAATTCTCTTACGGACTTCCTGACTCAGCTGGATAATTTTACCGGCTGAGAAATCCTGAATTCCGGAGAAATTTTCTTGTGGATCCACAATCGCATAATAGTTTCCTCCGTATGCCACATCAAAAGTAATTTCACCCAGTTCAGGACAATCAATAGTTAATCCTTCTGCTGCCAAATACGATTTTACATTGGTCAGACGCACCCAGTCGACTTTGTTTCCGGTTTGCTGGTACTCGATATTCACAAGACCGGCAGGTGCTTCCATTTTTATTTTCCCCGGTATTTTTGGGGTAATCAAACCTTCTTCAATGGCAATGGTAATAGTACCAATGGTTCCGTGACCGCACATCGGCAGACAACCGGAAGTTTCGATAAACAAAATTCCGAAATCATTGGCAGGATCGCTTGGCGGATATAAAATGCTTCCGCTCATCATATCATGTCCGCGAGGTTCAAACATCAGTCCTTTGCGGATCCAGTCAAATTCTTTTAAAAAATGCTGACGTTTTTCGCTCATGTTAGCGCCCGTCAAATTCGGCCCACCGCCTGCCACCACTCTTACAGGATTCCCGCAAGTGTGCGCATCTACACAAAAAAAAGTCTTCTTTACCATTTATGCTATCTGGGATTTTGTTTGAATATTATTTAAGGTTCTTAAAATCTGTAATGGATTCTCGTTTTGCAATTCTGCAGGTAATAATTCATTGGGCCAATTCTGATAACTAAACGGTCGAACCCAGCGATAAACGGCATGAATTCCAACGGCAGTAAATCTCGAATCGGAAGAAGCCGGATAAGGCCCTCCGTGAATCATTGAAGGACATACTTCAACTCCCGTAGGAACACCATTAAAAATCAATCGTCCCACTTTACTCTGCATCGCTGCAATCAGTTCGTCCTGATTTTTCAATTCCTCAGGCTCTCCAATAATGGTACCTGTCAGCTGCCCGTCCAATTGATTGATAATGGCCAGCAATTGTTGTTCATCATCACATTGCACCAGTACCGAAACAGGTCCGAAAACCTCATGACTTAAGATTTTATTCTCTAAAAAAGTTTTCCCGTCTACGGTCAAAACTTTCTGTACTCCGTAATTTGGTGCCGCATCACCTTGGTATTCTGCAATTTTAGTGACTCCATTCTGTGCCAGCATTGTTGCTGATCCTTCTTCAAAACCATTCTTCATTGAGGGGTGCAACATACAAAATGGCTCAATTTTCTCAATAGCCTGTGTCAATTCTTCCGAAAATTTATTCAATTCCACTCCCTTAATACCAAACAGTAATCCGGGATTGGTACAAAACTGACCTGCTCCAAGCGTGATAGATCCCGCATAAGCCGCAGCCCATTTTTGACTGTTTACCTTTACGGCATTGGGCAAAAGTACCACAGGATTTACACTCCCCATCTCAGCAAAAACCGGAATTGGCTCCGGTCGCTGTGCTGCCAGATCAAACAAGGCTCTTCCGGCACGGATACTTCCGGTAAAACCAACTGCTTTTACTAACGGATGTTTCACCAACGCGGTTCCCAGAGTTGTTCCTCCACCAATAAGATTGGAGAAAACACCCTCCGGCATATTTGTTTTTTGTGCTGCTTTTATTATAGCCGAAGCAACCATTTCACCTGTTCCTACATGCATCGAATGACTTTTTACAATCACAGGACAGCCTGCCGCTAATGCTGAAGCGGTATCTCCGCCGGCTGTTGAAAATGCAAACGGAAAATTACTGGACCCAAAAACCACCACCGGGCCAAGGGGTACCAAAATTTTACGCAAATCTTCTTTTGGCGCAGGAACCCTGTCTGTTATTGCCGTATCAATTGCAGCCTGAACCCAGCTCCCTTCAATGAGCATTTGGGCAAACGCGCGTAGCTGACCAACCATTCTGCCTCGCTCCCCCTCTGCTCTGCCCATTGGAAAGCCGGATTCACTGCAATACTGAACTAACAAATCATTTCCTAAAGCTACGATTTCCTCAGCGATAGCATTTAAAAAACCTGCTCTTTCTAAACCGGAACATTTTTTATACGTTCCAAATGCCTGATGAGCCAAAGCAACTGCTTCTTCAATTTCTTCATGAGTTGCTTCTGTAAAAACCCAGGGATTTTCAACATTCTGCTGCGGATTAAATGTTTTAAATGTTTTATTTCCAGCAGCTTTAAGTGTACTTCCCACGTAATTTTTTCCTGTAATCATATTTCTTTTTTGTTGTTTGAATAAATACTTTACAATTCTTAGAGTCTGTTTGAGATTTATTATCAAAGGATTTTCGAGCGAAAAGAGGCAAATTTTAATAGAATAGCAGCGCTATTGTATTAAAATTTAACGACGTTGCAGCCGAAAATCATCATAAGAAAGCCAACAAATAAAATTTAAACAGACTCTTAAAGAAGAAATTTGTAAAACCAATTGTATCCGCTTATATACTGTTACAAGTTTTTATAATCAGGCAAAGTTGGTCTTGATGCTAAGGATTTGGCAATAATATCTAAAACTTTTTCTCTTTCAGCTCCCTGAAGCGGTAATCTTGGTGCGCGAACATATTCTGTCCCAATACCTGTTGCTACCTCTGCAAGCTTAATATTTTGTACTAAAAATGAATTGATGTCTAATTCTAATAAAGGAAGAAACCATCTGTATATTTTCAAAGCTTCATCAATTCTACCCGCTTTGGCTAACTTGTATATCGCAACTGTTTCTTTTGGAAAAGCACATACCAGACCTGAAACCCATCCATCGGACCCCATCAATAAACTCTCTAAAGCCAGAGTGTCTACTCCTGATAAAATCTTTAATCGGTCACCGAAACGGTTAATCATTCTGGTAACATTCGAAATATCTCTTGTTGATTCTTTTACTGCCTGAATATTATCAAATTTCAACAGTTCTTCAAACATATCCAGTGTAACTTCAATTTTGTAATCTACCGGATTATTGTATATCATTATTGGAAGTGATGTATTTTTTGCGACTTCAGAAAAATACGTTACCGTTTCGAAATCAGAAGCTTTATAACGCATTGGAGGCAGCATCATTAAACCTTTTGCTCCATCTTGTTCGGCTTTATTGGCTGCTAAAATTGCGGCACGTGTAGTTTGCTCTGCAATATTCATAATTACCGGTACCTGATTGTTTACCAGACTAACCGTATTTTTCACTAATTCTCTTCTTTCCTCTTCCAAAAGAGTACTGGCTTCTCCTAATGTTCCGCCCAGAATTATTCCTTCAACACCTGCCTCTAATTGTGCTTGTAAGTTAACTTCAAACATTCTGAAGTCTAATTTATCATCTGCAGTAAATTTAGTTGTTACTGCCGGCATAACGCCTTTCCATTGAATACTCATAATATCGATTTTAATTAAAACCAAAATTATTTATATTGAACAAAGCAAGAGGCTTAAAAATTACCTCAAAACAATACTATATTACCCTATATAAACTGATTACACAAAAAACCAATTAATATATTGCTATTTTTTTGACAAAATAAAATATATTTGAATGAACTAACCTTGACCAACCATGAAAGTTTTTCCATTTAAAATCCCTAAATCGGGAGAAGATCCTCTTATATATCAAGAGGATAGAGAGATTGTTTTTTACGACAAACTCCATCAGCACGAAGAAATACAAATTAGTTTTATCGAAAAAGGACAGGGTGCCATTTTTGCCGGAGATACCATCTCGCATTACCGCGAAGGTGATATCTTAATGATTGGAAGCAATTTACCTCATGTTTTCAGAAGTGAAGTATATGACAATGAATCTTCCATTATGCGTACCTTATTCTTTACTACAAGCTCGTTTGGAAAAGATTTCTTCTCCCTAACCACTTTCAAAAACATCCAGCCTTTTTTAGAAAACAGCAAAAATGGATTTATTACGCACAATCCCCCAAAAAAAATCGTCAAATCTTTCAAAAAGCTGAATAAATCAGACAACTACGAACGCTTCATTTTGTTTCTGGAAATCATAAAGTGGCTTTCCAACAGTGAGAGAGAACAGCTCTCCAACCATTTGTACGATAAAAAAATTACGGATAATGAAGGCAAACGAATGCAGACGGTATTCGAACATGTAATGACCAACTACCAAAAAAACATTAACCTGGATGAGATTGCCTCGATTGCCAATATGACTAAAAACGCATTCTGCCGGTATTTTAAAGTCCGGACCAACAAGTCATTTTTCCAGTTTTTAATAGAAGTGAGAATCGAACATGCTTCCAAACTGCTGGCCAACAACAGTGAACTTTCGGTTCTCGAAATTGCCGAATTATGCGGCTTTAACAACATCTCCAATTTCAACAGAAAGTTTAAAGAACTGAAGCAGACTTCTCCGTTGCAATACCGAAAACTGAATCTATAAGTAGTTTATTGTGACTTAACCGCAAGGGACGCAAAGTTTTTTTGTCTAAGTTTACACATATAAACGCAAGGTTCGCAAAGCAATAAGATAAAGCTTTGCGAACCTTGCGTTTATATAAAATCTAATAAGTAAAAATTCCTTGCGTCCTTTGCCGTTAAATATTCTCGCTCCTTACG
This window encodes:
- a CDS encoding aminopeptidase P family protein, which codes for MRYDSIPASLFENNRKRFVEKMQTNSLAILTSNDVMPNNTDDVMGFAQNNDLFYLSGIEQDETILVLYPDAFKEENRAILFVKEVSEHTLIWDGDFLTKEKVTALSGIKNVKWLHEFEKALQLFAFEADAIYLGHNEHIKRITSEMNTRQDRMIQWCKQKYPLHQYERVAKITRELRPVKSDEEIALIRKAVAISIEGFKALLKAVKHNVKEYELEAELAYHYIKNGGNRHAFKPIIASGKNACVLHYNTNDSVCQDGDMLLVDFGVCYGNYNSDTTRCLPVNGKFSPRQKEVYQSVLHCLKEGSKFLKPGVLSKEYELQMASLVEAELVKLGLITLEEIEAQDPENPVYKKYFMHGTAHFVGLDVHDVGLYSKPFEKGMVLTCEPGIYIREEGIGCRLENDYLLTEDGNINLSEDMPIEIEEIEQLLNTK
- a CDS encoding NAD(P)/FAD-dependent oxidoreductase — translated: MKRVSIIGGGIIGLCTAYYLAKEGYEVTIFDQSPMDDGCSYGNAGMIVPSHIIPLAQPGMIAQGIKWMFDSQSPFYVKPRLDANLMKWGLQFYKHANEKHVANAMPALRDLSLLSKELYQDFARENNSFFYEEKGLLMLYKTDKVAHEMFHEGREAEKLGLKVDYLSAAAVAKLENGTKTDILGGIHYKGDAHLYPQKFMQFIKEELKRLKVEIHAGTTVQDFTFDHHKITKVVTDKGIFATDEVVLAAGSWSPSLAKKLGISVSILPGKGYSFTLKDQDHKPSIPSILCEGKVAVTPMNNDIRFGGTMEITHTGDTKINKNRLQGIINSINAFYPEMQVEMPENKDTWFGFRPCTPSGMPIITRAKKVVNLTFATGHAMMGLSLAPATGKIITEIISGKTTSVDTKMFQL
- a CDS encoding 4-hydroxyproline epimerase, whose protein sequence is MVKKTFFCVDAHTCGNPVRVVAGGGPNLTGANMSEKRQHFLKEFDWIRKGLMFEPRGHDMMSGSILYPPSDPANDFGILFIETSGCLPMCGHGTIGTITIAIEEGLITPKIPGKIKMEAPAGLVNIEYQQTGNKVDWVRLTNVKSYLAAEGLTIDCPELGEITFDVAYGGNYYAIVDPQENFSGIQDFSAGKIIQLSQEVRKRINAKYPDYFIHPENDTIRDVSHMLWTGEPLDPTSSGRNAVFYGDKAIDRSPCGTGTSARIAQLHAKGKLKPGEDFIHESYIGSKFIGKVVEETSIGEIPAIVPSIQGWAKVYGYNTIIIDEANDPYAHGFQVI
- a CDS encoding aldehyde dehydrogenase (NADP(+)), which encodes MITGKNYVGSTLKAAGNKTFKTFNPQQNVENPWVFTEATHEEIEEAVALAHQAFGTYKKCSGLERAGFLNAIAEEIVALGNDLLVQYCSESGFPMGRAEGERGRMVGQLRAFAQMLIEGSWVQAAIDTAITDRVPAPKEDLRKILVPLGPVVVFGSSNFPFAFSTAGGDTASALAAGCPVIVKSHSMHVGTGEMVASAIIKAAQKTNMPEGVFSNLIGGGTTLGTALVKHPLVKAVGFTGSIRAGRALFDLAAQRPEPIPVFAEMGSVNPVVLLPNAVKVNSQKWAAAYAGSITLGAGQFCTNPGLLFGIKGVELNKFSEELTQAIEKIEPFCMLHPSMKNGFEEGSATMLAQNGVTKIAEYQGDAAPNYGVQKVLTVDGKTFLENKILSHEVFGPVSVLVQCDDEQQLLAIINQLDGQLTGTIIGEPEELKNQDELIAAMQSKVGRLIFNGVPTGVEVCPSMIHGGPYPASSDSRFTAVGIHAVYRWVRPFSYQNWPNELLPAELQNENPLQILRTLNNIQTKSQIA
- a CDS encoding dihydrodipicolinate synthase family protein gives rise to the protein MSIQWKGVMPAVTTKFTADDKLDFRMFEVNLQAQLEAGVEGIILGGTLGEASTLLEEERRELVKNTVSLVNNQVPVIMNIAEQTTRAAILAANKAEQDGAKGLMMLPPMRYKASDFETVTYFSEVAKNTSLPIMIYNNPVDYKIEVTLDMFEELLKFDNIQAVKESTRDISNVTRMINRFGDRLKILSGVDTLALESLLMGSDGWVSGLVCAFPKETVAIYKLAKAGRIDEALKIYRWFLPLLELDINSFLVQNIKLAEVATGIGTEYVRAPRLPLQGAEREKVLDIIAKSLASRPTLPDYKNL
- a CDS encoding AraC family transcriptional regulator; translated protein: MKVFPFKIPKSGEDPLIYQEDREIVFYDKLHQHEEIQISFIEKGQGAIFAGDTISHYREGDILMIGSNLPHVFRSEVYDNESSIMRTLFFTTSSFGKDFFSLTTFKNIQPFLENSKNGFITHNPPKKIVKSFKKLNKSDNYERFILFLEIIKWLSNSEREQLSNHLYDKKITDNEGKRMQTVFEHVMTNYQKNINLDEIASIANMTKNAFCRYFKVRTNKSFFQFLIEVRIEHASKLLANNSELSVLEIAELCGFNNISNFNRKFKELKQTSPLQYRKLNL